Below is a genomic region from Acetobacter ghanensis.
CAAGCATCAGCGTCTTGTGGTGCATCGCCCTAATCATCGGCTTTGTCTGTTTGGCGCAACAGGTATGGGGATTCTGGCAGTAAGTCTGCTGGGCTGTGCCAGAAGCGTGACAACGGCGTGTTTTATGGTTGTGCTGCTTCTTATGCTGGTCTGCTGCTTTTTCCCGTTGTTTATGGCGACCCTACAGTTTGGCAAAAAACGGCCATGAACACATCTCGGCTGGATAATCGGCAGTGGCTTGCCAAATTGACGGCAGCGCTTGTGTTTGGTGCCCTGTTCTCTTTTGGTTGCATGGCTGTTGTCGGGGTGCTGTGCCACACAACAGGTGATGGACGGACGGTTTCTGCACAATTTTTGATGTGGCTCGCCCTTCTAGTCTGGTTAGTCCTGATCGGAAGCTGTTTTCTGTTCCGTTCAGGGCTGCGGGCATGGTGTGTGCTAGGTGGTGCAACCGTGTTGGTATGGGGCTTGTTTGAAGTGCTGACAAAGGTTGTTGTTGCATGAAAATTCGTCCCGATATCGTGCAGGTTTACCGGGAAGTTCATAGCTGGGTCGGCATTCTTTGCGGGTTATTCCTGTTTGTGGCGTTTTATGCTGGTTCCATAAGCATGTTTGAGCAGCCACTGCAAAACTGGCTTACGCCCAAGGTCTCTCTGCCTGCGCCTGTTAGTGTTGAGAGAATTCCAGACCTTGTGCAAAAGGCTTTTGCGCAAGTTCCTGAGGCTAGCACACATTATACTATTGTTATGAATACGGACAATGCGCGCCCTGCCCGCCTGATGTGGCCGCAGGACCCCACGCACCGTGGCCACGGACCACAAAATTTTGTGCTGGCGGCTTTGTCTTCAACTGGTGACTTGGTAACAGATGTTCGCAAACCATCTGAAATACCTTTTTTTATTGATCAGTTGCACGAACAGGTGGGCCTGCCCCTGCCCCATGTTGTGTCCCGCTACGTTATGGGGTGTGTTGCCTTACTCTATTTTCTGGCATTGGTATCTGGCGTTGTCGCTTTTCTACCAGCATTAAAGAAAATGCTTTTTGCCGTCAGGTTAGATACTGGCGCACGGAAGGTATGGCTGGATCTGCATAATCTGTTAGGGTTTTTCTCCCTGCCTTTCCACGTCATTATTGCTGTAACCGCTGTTGTTTTTGCGTTCCATGAGCCAGTCTTTACTGTGCAGGGTAAGCTCTTCCAGCCTCAGGGAGAGGAAGCCGGGCACAATCCTATGCGCAGGCATGGGCAGTTTGGTGGTCGGGAAAGAGGTGGTGCCCCAGTGGTACCTAATATTGCAGAGCAGTTGCCACCAGCGGCTATTATGGCGGCATTACAGCAGCAGGCTCCGGGTTTTGTGGCGGATACGCTGGAGTACACAACGCAACAGGG
It encodes:
- a CDS encoding PepSY-associated TM helix domain-containing protein, with amino-acid sequence MKIRPDIVQVYREVHSWVGILCGLFLFVAFYAGSISMFEQPLQNWLTPKVSLPAPVSVERIPDLVQKAFAQVPEASTHYTIVMNTDNARPARLMWPQDPTHRGHGPQNFVLAALSSTGDLVTDVRKPSEIPFFIDQLHEQVGLPLPHVVSRYVMGCVALLYFLALVSGVVAFLPALKKMLFAVRLDTGARKVWLDLHNLLGFFSLPFHVIIAVTAVVFAFHEPVFTVQGKLFQPQGEEAGHNPMRRHGQFGGRERGGAPVVPNIAEQLPPAAIMAALQQQAPGFVADTLEYTTQQGKGKTKTTLRVAGHDDRYPMRGATNGFAMVDPMSGKILSTDYLPGHQSVGFAALTAFFALHFGSYGGLPVRWGYYCLGLGGAFLFYTGNRLWILARQRREQKVTEATQQTRGTWILSCLTSGCIAGCMTGIAILFICAPFLPSGGHYNDALALYYTAFVICLGVSFTLPERLREPLLFSVAGGANVAVAPALLLSVAMGHGSSQAVCVAVITMGLGLLLLWSVRRSVCKISA